A genome region from Anastrepha ludens isolate Willacy chromosome 3, idAnaLude1.1, whole genome shotgun sequence includes the following:
- the LOC128856398 gene encoding acanthoscurrin-1: MKIHICAVALIALIVPSQATFGKLALLSAVGGGSSGYGGGNYGPGYGPGYGGGYGGSYGGGYGYGGGYNGGYGVTPYSNGGENVVKVIKVTVVPGGGSYGGGYGTGYGGYGYGSGGYANGGVATSAVVTPVVSTISAPVAAPIAAPIPAPISYGATYGSGYGYGGGVGLGYGGVSGGGIGGIGGLGALGGGGWC, encoded by the coding sequence ATGAAGATCCATATTTGTGCAGTTGCTTTAATCGCACTCATAGTGCCTAGTCAAGCGACTTTTGGTAAATTGGCGCTGCTCTCGGCAGTTGGAGGTGGCAGCAGCGGATATGGTGGCGGCAATTACGGTCCTGGCTATGGTCCAGGATATGGAGGTGGTTACGGAGGCAGCTATGGAGGCGGCTATGGTTATGGCGGTGGATACAACGGTGGCTATGGTGTTACGCCCTACTCCAATGGTGgtgaaaatgtggtaaaagtgATTAAAGTGACAGTGGTGCCCGGTGGCGGTAGTTACGGTGGCGGCTACGGCACAGGCTATGGTGGATATGGTTATGGCAGTGGCGGTTATGCGAACGGAGGTGTAGCCACGTCGGCGGTTGTAACGCCTGTGGTGTCAACCATTTCAGCTCCTGTAGCAGCTCCGATAGCGGCTCCAATTCCAGCGCCAATCTCCTATGGGGCCACCTATGGCAGCGGTTACGGTTATGGCGGTGGCGTTGGTTTAGGATATGGTGGTGTTAGTGGTGGTGGCATCGGCGGCATTGGCGGTCTAGGCGCTTTGGGTGGCGGTGGTTGGTGTTGA